The sequence below is a genomic window from Mytilus edulis chromosome 2, xbMytEdul2.2, whole genome shotgun sequence.
gcatgtcagttaactgctagtagtctgttgttttttatgtattattgtcattttgtttattttctttggttacatcttctgacatcagactcggacttctcttgaactgaattttaatgtggtattgttatgcgtttacttttctacattggctagaggtatagggggagagttgagatctcacaaacatgtttaaccccgccgcattattgcgactgtcccaagtcaggagcctctggcctttgttagtcttgtattattttaattttagtttcttgtgtacaatttggaaattagtatggcgttcattatcactgaactagtatatatttgtataggggccagttgaaggacgcctccgggtgcgggaatttctcgttacattgaagacctgttggtgaccctctgctgttgttttttatttggtcgggttgctgtctctttgacacattccccatttccattctcaattttatatgtactaatTTTGAAGTTAATGCGACTTCAAACTAcgttcaaacattttttttgtttgattgcgGACGGACATACAATACAGACTGGAAACATAATACACCACTCTAAAATCGtaatggggccctttatagcttgttgttcggtgtgagctaaggctccgtgttgaaggccgtactttaacctataatggtttactttttaaattgttatttgtatggagagttgtctcattggcactcacaccacatcttcctatatctaataaccagttaatttattttttaaaagaacttcCTAAATTTGATAATAGATATTGTAAAACATCGCATAAAGAGTCACTTTTCTTCTTTTTCCCGAATCAAAGTTTATCCCTCTGAAAGTCCGCAAAAATGTCACTTGTCTATACTaacacaaacattttaaaaaatgacttgttttctatttttgattttAGGTCTAGGTGGATCTGTTGGATATATAATGGCATTAAGATTCAATGCAGACCATTTTGCAGATGATAAAAGAGGCAGAGTCATAGCTGTAATGTTTGTTTTCATAGATTCCGGAATGATCAGTTTTACACTCATCTACTATCACGCGTTCCCACCAGAAACTCGATTTGAAAGGTTGTTGATAATACTTGTCTCGTTTAACGCtgttgtatatattttctgtATGATATTTTTAAGGCCTCCTTCATCTAACATACCGTCTGTTGATGAATCTGAACTTCAAACTTCAGGGTTTAAGTACGAAACATTACAAGAAGAACGTCAAATCTTAAAAGAAACTTCTTTCAGGGATCTTCTTGTAAATGCAGATTATCATCTACTGGCGTGGATGTGCTCTTTGACGTTCGCTGTGTCCTTGTTGCTTAGTAACAACATGACAGTGTTGACAAAAGAGGAGGAATTGAGTTCGTTTGATAACGTGACGACCTTGTTATATCCTCCTATTGTTATTGTTTCAGCATTATCTTTCAGTGCAGTATCggataaaatcaaaaatgtcgTGTCACGCATTACATTCTTAATAATCGGGGGATTATTTCTTGCATTAAGTTCTTTGCTGAATGCATTTTTGTCATCACACAAAGCTGTTATAGCAACAGCCTTAGTACTGGCAGCCATTGGAACCGGAATGGTTTATACAATAGGACCAACAACTATGAGTGAACAATTCCATATCGACAACTTTATGCGGAATTGGGGAATAGTGATGTTTATGCGAGCGATATTGATAATAATCCTACATGTGATATTTGGTGCTTtttatgacatagaaattaaGGATACTGATGGGTTGTTTTGTAAAGGGCTACACTGCACACGTAACGGATATATTCTAACATGTGTTGTGTCCTTTATTGCTATTGGACTAGGCGTTTGTTTAAACTTTCGTGTAAATAAACGAAGGAGTCAAACATAGGAACATTCTTGAATGAAtgaatcaaataaataatagatGTTGATGTTGTGTAAATGGTAGGTTTTCATTCactattaaaaattaatataaacatgAGAACATAGAtctaggaagatgtggtatgagttcctatgagacaactctccatccaagtcacaattataaaagtaaatcattaaaggttaaggtacggtcttcaacacggagccttggttcacaccgaacagcaagctataaagtgttaaaccattcaaacgggaaaaccaacggtataatctatacataaaagaaaaaaacgagaaacacgtatgaaccgcataaacaaaagacaactactgaacatcagatttcagACTTGTGACAAGTGCAAACAATTGTAGCAGgcttaaacgttttaatggtaccaactttcacccttttctgaaacaataatgTAACATCACAGCATAAAAAgatactataaaatatcaattggaatgtcttaactcaatcaaaaaacgtagtaACACAATTttacacacaatgaacgaataaatttgatctatgtttattctgattttttttcagttgGTGTAATAAAACAATGATATGATACACTAAAAGTATTTAGTTAAGTAACACATATAAtccaaaaaaatactgaaatcaaatggcaaaatcaaaagcttaaatacatcaaacaaatggttAACAACTTTCATACCGGTATTCCTGACTTCGGGCTGGCATTTTCtcaagtagaaaatggtggagtaaacatggttttatagctagcttaacctatCATCTGTATGAAATCGCATGCAATTCCATTATAgtaacaacgatgtgtgaacaaaatcaactgacataataggtaaaaataaataaaatatggaaatagCAGTCACCAtagtgttataatctttatcactatgaaaacaaacaTATATCTAACAAAAAAGCACGAACAGGCATATAGGcaagaaaagaataaaaaaaaattaaaaaaaatgctaaagCATAGTAACACAATATCGGGtcgtataagtacagagccatgtaatgtaacaaagaaacacaaaagtcatatagcacattagcaaaaatgaaagacacgaATATAAGACTTTTTTTaaccatagaacaataacacaatgatgggatgtataagtacacagccaggtcaaatgggatttttttttttttttttaatcaaaaacaGACTAAATGGTAACAGTATTATTCattaagacaaataaaagaatactataacatgtTATTAAGATGAAAAGCAACGTCAGttcctagaatctatacttcaggACAATCGTGTACTATTTGTGAAGTTTGATACGGAATATTCTACAACAAAGTCAGATGAACTTTTTTTGTTAGAAAAAGGACAAGACGTTCTTCGACATACATGTACCACTGGTTCATCAGCTTTCTGCTCATACACTGGAAACGTTTTACAAAGTATGAGAAGGttctgcaagctcttgaatactgaataagttgggaaatgtatatcccatatgcaagTGAAGCTGgtttattgctactaaggtggggggaaTCGATAATTTCAAAAGtcaaatcgtctcgtttgtcatagattctggtacatagatgactgtgtatgtaaaGTTTGAGGTATAAGTCttaaaatgaggcggaggaagccttgtctgttgtttctttaatttctagttcagGGGGATATATTAAGGggacccaatcagaaaagttcggatagttaatggaaagaacatcatcaatatatctgagaGTGAAATCAAATGACCTGGTTCTTTGATCTTCCTGATTTGGCAAGTGTTTGAAGGAACTGCGATTCATATGAACACAAGAATAAGGAAAGGCACACAGTTCGTTCCCAAAGGAAtgccaacaatttaaaaaagtaaataaaatgtaccttcaaattcaacaaatatgttgtcaataatttggttacatcttctgacatcagactcggacttctcttgaactgaattttaatgtgcgtattgttatgcgtttacttttctacattggctagaggtatagggggagggttgagatctcacaaacatgtttaaccccgccgcattattgcgactgtcccaagtcaggagcctctggcctttgttagtcttgtattattttaattttagtttcttgtgtacaatttagaaattagtatggcgttcattatcactgaactagtatatatttgtttaggggccagttgaaggacgcctccgggtacgagaatttctcgctacattgaagacctgttggtgaccttctgctgttgtttttttctatggtcgggttgttgtctctttggcacatttcccatttccattctcaattttatgtcaataAGAAACTACAGCATACTGATCAcctgttcctctgtgtagcatgttttacttTTTCGTTCACTTCTAACAAAAAATGTCGTATGGTCATGATGGTATCTCAAGGTAA
It includes:
- the LOC139513010 gene encoding uncharacterized MFS-type transporter YhjX-like isoform X1, which gives rise to MDYVYKKRLTRMEKEEENTNLLSTKSNYLKWMSLLAGGLAHAMLASNLIFYVYINDIKARFRYDQKEVEAFASMLNAGIGLGFVPNLIGQKLKSAWVLAFGMVLSTIGILMLWSSTKMVSFYEDKSWLMALYFLISGLGGSVGYIMALRFNADHFADDKRGRVIAVMFVFIDSGMISFTLIYYHAFPPETRFERLLIILVSFNAVVYIFCMIFLRPPSSNIPSVDESELQTSGFKYETLQEERQILKETSFRDLLVNADYHLLAWMCSLTFAVSLLLSNNMTVLTKEEELSSFDNVTTLLYPPIVIVSALSFSAVSDKIKNVVSRITFLIIGGLFLALSSLLNAFLSSHKAVIATALVLAAIGTGMVYTIGPTTMSEQFHIDNFMRNWGIVMFMRAILIIILHVIFGAFYDIEIKDTDGLFCKGLHCTRNGYILTCVVSFIAIGLGVCLNFRVNKRRSQT
- the LOC139513010 gene encoding uncharacterized protein isoform X2, yielding MDYVYKKRLTRMEKEEENTNLLSTKSNYLKWMSLLAGGLAHAMLASNLIFYVYINDIKARFRYDQKEGLGGSVGYIMALRFNADHFADDKRGRVIAVMFVFIDSGMISFTLIYYHAFPPETRFERLLIILVSFNAVVYIFCMIFLRPPSSNIPSVDESELQTSGFKYETLQEERQILKETSFRDLLVNADYHLLAWMCSLTFAVSLLLSNNMTVLTKEEELSSFDNVTTLLYPPIVIVSALSFSAVSDKIKNVVSRITFLIIGGLFLALSSLLNAFLSSHKAVIATALVLAAIGTGMVYTIGPTTMSEQFHIDNFMRNWGIVMFMRAILIIILHVIFGAFYDIEIKDTDGLFCKGLHCTRNGYILTCVVSFIAIGLGVCLNFRVNKRRSQT
- the LOC139513010 gene encoding sugar phosphate exchanger 3-like isoform X3 → MLNAGIGLGFVPNLIGQKLKSAWVLAFGMVLSTIGILMLWSSTKMVSFYEDKSWLMALYFLISGLGGSVGYIMALRFNADHFADDKRGRVIAVMFVFIDSGMISFTLIYYHAFPPETRFERLLIILVSFNAVVYIFCMIFLRPPSSNIPSVDESELQTSGFKYETLQEERQILKETSFRDLLVNADYHLLAWMCSLTFAVSLLLSNNMTVLTKEEELSSFDNVTTLLYPPIVIVSALSFSAVSDKIKNVVSRITFLIIGGLFLALSSLLNAFLSSHKAVIATALVLAAIGTGMVYTIGPTTMSEQFHIDNFMRNWGIVMFMRAILIIILHVIFGAFYDIEIKDTDGLFCKGLHCTRNGYILTCVVSFIAIGLGVCLNFRVNKRRSQT